A DNA window from Microtus ochrogaster isolate Prairie Vole_2 unplaced genomic scaffold, MicOch1.0 UNK31, whole genome shotgun sequence contains the following coding sequences:
- the Eif1 gene encoding eukaryotic translation initiation factor 1 has translation MSAIQNLHSFDPFADASKGDDLLPAGTEDYIHIRIQQRNGRKTLTTVQGIADDYDKKKLVKAFKKKFACNGTVIEHPEYGEVIQLQGDQRKNICQFLIEIGLAKDDQLKVHGF, from the exons ATGTCCGCTATTCAGAACCTCCACTCTTTCG ACCCCTTTGCTGATGCAAGTAAGGGTGATGACCTGCTTCCTGCTGGCACTGAGGATTATATCCATATAAGAATTCAACAGAGAAACGGTAGGAAGACCCTTACCACTGTCCAAGGGATCGCTGATGATTACGATAAAAAGAAACTAGTGAAGGCGTTTAAGAAG AAATTTGCCTGCAATGGTACTGTAATTGAGCATCCAGAATATGGAGAAGTAATTCAGCTACAGGGTGACCAGCGCAAGAACATATGCCAGTTCCTAATAGAG ATTGGACTGGCTAAGGACGACCAGCTGAAGGTTCATGGGTTTTAA
- the Gast gene encoding gastrin has protein sequence MFRLCVCMLILVLALATFSEASWKLHSHLQDASSGPGANGGLELHQLDQLDPASHHRRQLGPQGPQHFITDLSKKQMPRMEEEEEAYGWMDFGRRSAEEGDQRN, from the exons ATGTTTCGACTGTGCGTGTGCATGCTGATCTTAGTGCTGGCTCTGGCTACCTTCTCTGAAGCTTCTTGGAAGCTCCACTCCCATCTACAGGATGCATCCTCTGGACCAGGGGCCAACGGGGGCCTGGAACTACACCAGCTGGACCAGCTGGACCCAGCCTCTCACCATCGAAGGCAGCTGGGGCCCCAGGGTCCTCAACACTTCATAACAG ACCTGTCCAAGAAGCAGATGCcaaggatggaggaagaagaagaggcaTATGGATGGATGGACTTTGGCCGCCGCAGCGCTGAGGAAGGGGACCAGCGTAACTAG